From a single Prionailurus bengalensis isolate Pbe53 chromosome A1, Fcat_Pben_1.1_paternal_pri, whole genome shotgun sequence genomic region:
- the FAM53C gene encoding protein FAM53C produces the protein MITLITEQLQKQTLDELKCTRFSISLPLPDHADISNCGNPFQLVSEGASWRGLPHCSCAEFQDSLNLSYHPSGLSLHLRPPSPGSSPQEQPLSQVLSPEPPDPEKLPVPPAPPSKRHCRSLSVPVDLSRWQPVWRPAPSKLWTPIKHRGSGGGGGPQVPHQSPPKRVSSLRFLQAPSASSQCAPAHRPYSPPFFSLALAQDSSRPCATSPQSVSWESDAESLSPCPPQRRFSLSPSLGPQASRFLPSARSSPASSPELPWRPRGLRNLPRSRSQPCDLDARKAGVKRRHEEDPRRLRPSLDFDKMNQKPYSGGLCLQETAREGSSISPPWFMACSPPPLSASCSPIGGSSQVLSESEEEEEGAVRWGRQALRKRTLCQQDFGDLDLNLIEEN, from the exons ATGATAACCCTGATCACTGAGCAGCTACAGAAGCAGACTCTGGATGAGCTGAAATGCACACGCTTCAGCATCAGTCTG ccTCTGCCTGATCATGCAGACATCTCCAACTGTGGGAACCCTTTCCAACTTGTGTCTG AAGGTGCTTCCTGGAGGGGCCTGCCCCACTGTTCCTGTGCTGAGTTCCAGGACAGCCTCAACCTCAGCTACCACCCCTCGGGCTTGAGCCTGCACCTCAGACCACCTAGCCCGGGAAGTTCCCCACAGGAGCAGCCCCTCTCCCAAGTCCTAAGCCCTGAGCCCCCAGATCCAGAGAAGCTTcctgtgccccctgcccctccatccAAGAGGCACTGCCGCTCACTCTCAGTGCCCGTGGACCTGTCTCGCTGGCAGCCGGTGTGGCGGCCCGCCCCCTCCAAGCTGTGGACTCCCATCAAGCACCGGGGCAGTGGTGGAGGGGGTGGGCCGCAGGTGCCTCACCAGAGCCCCCCAAAGCGGGTCTCCAGCCTCAGGTTCCTCCAAGCTCCCAGTGCCTCTTCTCAATGTGCCCCGGCCCACAGACCCTACAGTCCCCCTTTCTTCAGCCTGGCTCTGGCCCAAGATTCCTCTCGACCCTGTGCCACCTCCCCCCAGAGTGTCTCCTGGGAGAGTGATGCTGAGTCCCTGTCACCTTGCCCACCCCAGCGTCGCTTCTCCTTGTCACCTAGCCTGGGCCCGCAGGCAAGCCGCTTCTTGCCCTCTGCCCGGAGCTCCCCTGCATCCTCCCCAGAGCTGCCCTGGCGACCTCGAGGCCTCCGCAACCTTCCCCGAAGCCGCTCACAACCCTGTGATCTGGATGCTCGCAAAGCTGGAGTCAAACGGCGCCATGAGGAGGACCCCCGGCGGCTGCGGCCTTCTTTAGACTTCGACAAGATGAATCAG AAACCATACTCAGGAGGTCTCTGTCTCCAAGAAACAGCCCGGGAAGGCAGCAGCATCTCTCCACCGTGGTTCATGGCCTgtagccccccacccctctctgcttcctgcaGCCCCATTGGAGGTTCCTCCCAGGTGCTCAGTGAAAgcgaagaggaggaggagggggccgtGCGGTGGGGGCGGCAGGCACTGAGAAAGCGGACACTGTGCCAGCAGGACTTTGGGGACCTGGACTTGAATCTAATTGAGGAGAACTAA